Proteins from a single region of Amia ocellicauda isolate fAmiCal2 unplaced genomic scaffold, fAmiCal2.hap1 HAP1_SCAFFOLD_346, whole genome shotgun sequence:
- the LOC136732680 gene encoding RING finger protein 32-like isoform X1, translated as MGSKSHQMSTSCFSTAKQGTGRKPDSRQWTVVAAALQDHMSRSLQLHRLPLPEPVKWRCHNRQGTCTDKCHEKAPGNTGIRHRAPPACDGEEMREYVLDPRPPAMTLAQKLGLVEAPAEPLSADQWELVKDRSVQQGDSAQPCAICREEFRLQSQVLLSCSHVFHRVCLQAFERFSGQKSCPMCRKQQYETRVIHDGACLYRGKCAARIQACWRGYIVRKWYRHLRKTVPPRDAALRRTFFEDKLRELNDRLVQSCNTDVEEFLSGIDASVVSSRRVLCQLDSQHASGLPKEEWEKIQAKAFQRDTHDCPICLTPLCGPSLGEAGLAPRTAVLLSCSHLFHLACLEAFELFCLEEEPGCPLCRSPYQKRVL; from the exons ATGGGCAGCAAATCACATCAGATGTCAACCTCATGCTTTTCCACAGCAAAG CAGGGCACCGGTCGCAAGCCAGACAGCAGGCAGTGGACAGTCGTGGCCGCGGCTTTGCAAGACCACATGTCTAGgagcctccagctgcacagACTGCCACTGCCTGAGCCGGTGAAGTGGAGATGCCATAACAGGCAGGGAACCTGCACCGATAAGTGCCATGAGAAAGCGCCTGGAAATACTGGGATCAGGCACAGAGCACCACCGGCGTGCGATGGGGAAGAGATGAGGGAGTATGTGCTGGATCCAAGGCCTCCAGCTATGACATTAG CCCAGAAGCTCGGTCTGGTGGAAGCTCCCGCGGAGCCCCTGAGCGCCGACCAGTGGGAGCTGGTCAAGGACAGGTCGGTCCAGCAGGGGGACTCGGCACAGCCCTGTGCCATCTGCAGGGAGGAGTTCCGGTTGCAGTCGCAG gtcCTACTGTCCTGCTCCCATGTCTTTCACAGG GTTTGTCTACAGGCATTCGAGCGGTTTTCGGGGCAGAAGAGCTGTCCCATGTGCAGGAAGCAGCAGTATGAGACCAGAGTCATTCATGACGGGGCGTGTCTCTACAGAGGGAAGTGCGCGGCCAG AATCCAGGCTTGCTGGCGGGGCTACATCGTGCGGAAGTGGTACCGGCATTTACGGAAGACGGTCCCACCTCGAGACGCAGCACTGAGGAGGACGTTTTTTGAAGATAAG CTCCGGGAGCTCAATGACAGGTTGGTCCAGTCATGCAACACCGATGTGGAGGAGTTCCTCAGTGGAATCGATGCCTCTGTGGTGTCAAGCAGACGTGTGCTCTGCCAGCTAGATTCCCAGCATGCCTCGGGGCTTCCCAAAGAAGAGTGGGAGAAAATACAGGCAAAG GCGTTCCAGCGAGACACCCACGACTGTCCCATCTGCCTCACCCCGCTGTGCGGTCCCAGCCTCGGAGAGGCCGGCCTCGCCCCACGGACAGCCGTGCTGCTCTCCTGCTCCCACCTGTTCCACCTGGCCTGCCTGGAGGCCTTTGAACTCTTCTGCCTGGAGGAGGAACCTGGCTGCCCCTTGTGCCGATCACCGTATCAAAAGAGAGTGCTTTGA
- the LOC136732680 gene encoding RING finger protein 32-like isoform X2, translating into MGSKSHQMSTSCFSTAKGTGRKPDSRQWTVVAAALQDHMSRSLQLHRLPLPEPVKWRCHNRQGTCTDKCHEKAPGNTGIRHRAPPACDGEEMREYVLDPRPPAMTLAQKLGLVEAPAEPLSADQWELVKDRSVQQGDSAQPCAICREEFRLQSQVLLSCSHVFHRVCLQAFERFSGQKSCPMCRKQQYETRVIHDGACLYRGKCAARIQACWRGYIVRKWYRHLRKTVPPRDAALRRTFFEDKLRELNDRLVQSCNTDVEEFLSGIDASVVSSRRVLCQLDSQHASGLPKEEWEKIQAKAFQRDTHDCPICLTPLCGPSLGEAGLAPRTAVLLSCSHLFHLACLEAFELFCLEEEPGCPLCRSPYQKRVL; encoded by the exons ATGGGCAGCAAATCACATCAGATGTCAACCTCATGCTTTTCCACAGCAAAG GGCACCGGTCGCAAGCCAGACAGCAGGCAGTGGACAGTCGTGGCCGCGGCTTTGCAAGACCACATGTCTAGgagcctccagctgcacagACTGCCACTGCCTGAGCCGGTGAAGTGGAGATGCCATAACAGGCAGGGAACCTGCACCGATAAGTGCCATGAGAAAGCGCCTGGAAATACTGGGATCAGGCACAGAGCACCACCGGCGTGCGATGGGGAAGAGATGAGGGAGTATGTGCTGGATCCAAGGCCTCCAGCTATGACATTAG CCCAGAAGCTCGGTCTGGTGGAAGCTCCCGCGGAGCCCCTGAGCGCCGACCAGTGGGAGCTGGTCAAGGACAGGTCGGTCCAGCAGGGGGACTCGGCACAGCCCTGTGCCATCTGCAGGGAGGAGTTCCGGTTGCAGTCGCAG gtcCTACTGTCCTGCTCCCATGTCTTTCACAGG GTTTGTCTACAGGCATTCGAGCGGTTTTCGGGGCAGAAGAGCTGTCCCATGTGCAGGAAGCAGCAGTATGAGACCAGAGTCATTCATGACGGGGCGTGTCTCTACAGAGGGAAGTGCGCGGCCAG AATCCAGGCTTGCTGGCGGGGCTACATCGTGCGGAAGTGGTACCGGCATTTACGGAAGACGGTCCCACCTCGAGACGCAGCACTGAGGAGGACGTTTTTTGAAGATAAG CTCCGGGAGCTCAATGACAGGTTGGTCCAGTCATGCAACACCGATGTGGAGGAGTTCCTCAGTGGAATCGATGCCTCTGTGGTGTCAAGCAGACGTGTGCTCTGCCAGCTAGATTCCCAGCATGCCTCGGGGCTTCCCAAAGAAGAGTGGGAGAAAATACAGGCAAAG GCGTTCCAGCGAGACACCCACGACTGTCCCATCTGCCTCACCCCGCTGTGCGGTCCCAGCCTCGGAGAGGCCGGCCTCGCCCCACGGACAGCCGTGCTGCTCTCCTGCTCCCACCTGTTCCACCTGGCCTGCCTGGAGGCCTTTGAACTCTTCTGCCTGGAGGAGGAACCTGGCTGCCCCTTGTGCCGATCACCGTATCAAAAGAGAGTGCTTTGA